Genomic DNA from Thermodesulfobacteriota bacterium:
GAAGCTGGAGCACATCTTGAATCCATAAAAAATAGGCGGTAGGTTACAGTGTTAAATTTTAAGGAATGTAGAAATTGGGGTGAATTGAAATTAGGTTAGCAGTTGAATTGAATGCATTGATCAACAGCATAATGGCATGAAGGTCAAGCTGCCAACCTCATCAGCGCATACCAAGATCACAGAAATCAATAATGAATAAAACAAGATTCTCTGTACCCTTTGCAAAGTCAGCGGTAAAAATGGTTTTTTTGCCAAACGATTATATTTTATAAATGATTCTTTTTTCCGTAATGATAATATCCACATGCCTGTCATGGGATTCCACCGGCACCTGCTGAATGATCTGACTTTCAAAAGAAAGAGCGACCTTTCTGGTGGTAATTGGAAGTTTTGGAATAAGCCTGTCATAGTAGCCGTCGCCAGCACCTATCCTTCCCCCTTTTTCGTCAAAAGCAATTCCGGGAACGATTGCAATGTCAATGGATTCAATGGGCACTGTTTTGCAACGATCGGAATCAGGTTCTAAAATGCCTTGGGTACCTGGCTTTAAATCCCTGTCAATGTTGTCAATTTTCATTAACTTCATTTCGTAATGATTTGTGTTTGGGGCAGGAAGAACAACAATTTTATACAATTCAAAGCATCTTTTTATTATATCCAGCGAAATGACTTCGCAGTTGTTATTGATATAAAGCAGGGCGATTTTTGATTCAAGAAAGTTCGCAAAATTAAAAAGACGGTTTTCTATTTCTTTGGTTTTTTGTTTTATTTCATTATCGGATAAAACATTATATATGTCTGCAATGTCGCTGCGAATTTCTGATTTGGTTTTTAGTGTTTCTTCCATGTATTATCTCCTAAACAAGTATTACACAGTCCTTAGTATACAGAATTGATAATAAATGTCAACTTGCAATAATCATTGACTAATCAGCCTTGCGGTGGTATTTTTCATACTTTTATTGAACGATTGTTCAGTAACCTCTGATTTTCCCTTCCCTGGCGTGAGGGGCCCATTACTGCCAATTGGTGTAAGGAGTTTATGTTTCCATCATAAAGACACAAGGCTATAAAATAAATTATTCTAAAATATAGGGATTGTTATGCTTGAAATCAAGTTCGTGAGGCAAAATTTTTCAGATGTTCAAAAAGCACTTTCAGCAAGAGGTGAAACCGTTGAAATTGATAGCTTTAAAGATTGCGATGCACGCCGCAGAGAGATTCTCGTTGAAATTGAAAAGCTCAGACATAACCGCAATGTGGTGACTGACCGGATTGCGGCCATGAAAAAAGCCGGGGAAGATGCTGAAAGCCTTGTCGTTGAGATGCGTGGAGTTTCTGCCAGAATCAAAGAGCTGGATATATCTTTGTCGGAATATGAAGAAAAATTAACCAAGATTCTCCTTGGATTGCCGAACATACCCCATTCATCGGTTCCGGTTGGGAAGGACAGCCTGGAAAATCCGGTTGTGAAAAAGATCGGCGAGCCACCTGAATTTGGGTTCGATCCACAGGCTCATTGGGACCTGGGCCAAAAATTAGGAATACTTGATTTTGACCGAGCAGCCAGGATGGCTGGTGCGCGCTTCCCCCTTTATTTTGGGGCAGGAGCAAGACTGGAAAGGGCTTTAATTAATTTTATGCTTGATATCCATACCCAGGAACATGGTTATAAGGAAGTCCTCCCCCCTTTTATGGTGAATCGAAAATCCATGACCCACACCGGTCAATTACCTAAATTTGAAGAAGATCTTTTTAAGCTGGAAGGATGGGATTATTTTTTGATACCCACAGCGGAAGTTCCGGTCACCAATATTCACCATAACGAGATTCTGGATGAGAATATGTTGCCAGTGTTATATACTGCTTATACACCATGCTTTCGATCAGAGGCCGGATCTTATGGCAAAGATACCAGGGGGCTGATACGGCAGCATCAGTTTAATAAGGTTGAACTGGTTAAATTTACCCTGCCGGAAACATCCTATGAGGAGCTTGAAAAGCTTTTAAGTAACGCTGAATCAATTTTACAGCGCCTTGAACTCCCTTACCAGGTGGTAAACCTCTGTACAGGAGATCTGGGTTTTTCTGCAGCCAAGACCTATGATATTGAAGTCTGGATGCCTGCCCAGGGAGTTTATAGAGAAATTTCATCATGCAGCAATTTTGAAAATTTCCAGGCCAGACGTGCAAATATCCGTTTTAAGACAAAGGGGAAAAAGGGCACACAGCTTGTTCACACACTAAATGGATCAGGGCTTGCTGTGGGCCGCACCGTTGCGGCCATTCTTGAAAATTTTCAGCAACCGGACGGTTCGGTGATTTTACCAGAGGCACTCAGACCGTATATGGGAAATATGGAGAGAATAAAGTTGTGAAACTTAATAATTTTCCAGAAGAGATCCGGCCTTATGTCATCCCTCAAGTTAAAGGAGAGATGATCTACCGCTGTTTGAACTGCAATAAAGAGTTTGACATAAAAAAGCTTTTATATACCTGTCCTGACTGTGGCCAGGTACTATTAATTTATGATAAAAATTTTAATCTCTTAAAAGAGGTCGGTGGGAAAACCTGGCGCAAAATTTTCGATTACCGCAAGATGCTTACGATCCCTGCGCTAAAAGGCATCTATCGTTATCATGAATTCATCGGTCCGGTGATCCCCATTGATGATGTAATTTATCTGGGAGAGGCCCATACCCCTGTTATTGAAGCCAATGCGTTTCTGCAGCAAAGGGTCGGAATCCAGTTTTATTTTAAAAACGATGGACAGAATCCCAGCGCATCTTTTAAAGACCGCGGCATGGCCAGTGCTTTCAGTTACATTAATTTTCTAATAAAGCACGGTTTTATTTCAAACGTGCTTGCAATATGTGCTTCCACTGGTGATACTTCTGCAGCTGCAGCATTATATGCAGGATACATGAATCCTAAGGTCAAATCAGCAGTGTTGTTGCCCCATAAAAAGGTGACCCCTCAGCAACTCTCTCAGCCCTTAGGTAGCGGTGCAAGCGTATTTGAAATTCCCG
This window encodes:
- a CDS encoding 5-formyltetrahydrofolate cyclo-ligase — protein: MEETLKTKSEIRSDIADIYNVLSDNEIKQKTKEIENRLFNFANFLESKIALLYINNNCEVISLDIIKRCFELYKIVVLPAPNTNHYEMKLMKIDNIDRDLKPGTQGILEPDSDRCKTVPIESIDIAIVPGIAFDEKGGRIGAGDGYYDRLIPKLPITTRKVALSFESQIIQQVPVESHDRHVDIIITEKRIIYKI
- the serS gene encoding serine--tRNA ligase, with translation MLEIKFVRQNFSDVQKALSARGETVEIDSFKDCDARRREILVEIEKLRHNRNVVTDRIAAMKKAGEDAESLVVEMRGVSARIKELDISLSEYEEKLTKILLGLPNIPHSSVPVGKDSLENPVVKKIGEPPEFGFDPQAHWDLGQKLGILDFDRAARMAGARFPLYFGAGARLERALINFMLDIHTQEHGYKEVLPPFMVNRKSMTHTGQLPKFEEDLFKLEGWDYFLIPTAEVPVTNIHHNEILDENMLPVLYTAYTPCFRSEAGSYGKDTRGLIRQHQFNKVELVKFTLPETSYEELEKLLSNAESILQRLELPYQVVNLCTGDLGFSAAKTYDIEVWMPAQGVYREISSCSNFENFQARRANIRFKTKGKKGTQLVHTLNGSGLAVGRTVAAILENFQQPDGSVILPEALRPYMGNMERIKL